One segment of Pyrococcus sp. ST04 DNA contains the following:
- a CDS encoding protein-L-isoaspartate(D-aspartate) O-methyltransferase encodes MREEELYEKWKRTVEMLEWEGIIKSKEVKEAFLKYPRYLFVEDRFKRYAHLDEPLPIPAGQTVSAPHMVAIMLELAKLKPGMNVLEVGTGSGWNAALISYLVKNDVYTIERIPELVEFAKKNLERAGVKNVHVILGDGTKGFPPKAPYDVIIVTAGAPKVPEPLVEQLKPGGKLIIPVGSYHMWQELLEVVKGKDGSVEIKKRGGVAFVPLIGEYGWKE; translated from the coding sequence ATGAGGGAGGAAGAGCTATACGAAAAATGGAAGAGAACTGTCGAAATGCTTGAGTGGGAGGGAATAATTAAAAGTAAGGAGGTTAAAGAAGCTTTTCTAAAGTATCCGAGGTACCTTTTTGTTGAGGATAGGTTCAAGAGGTATGCTCATCTCGATGAACCTCTTCCAATTCCTGCTGGTCAAACTGTATCTGCTCCCCATATGGTTGCTATAATGCTTGAACTCGCCAAGTTAAAGCCTGGAATGAACGTTCTTGAAGTCGGAACTGGAAGTGGATGGAATGCGGCTCTCATTTCTTACCTCGTTAAAAACGATGTTTACACAATTGAGAGAATCCCCGAACTTGTCGAATTCGCAAAGAAAAATCTTGAAAGGGCTGGAGTAAAGAATGTTCATGTAATCCTTGGGGATGGTACCAAGGGATTTCCCCCAAAGGCACCTTATGATGTCATAATAGTTACCGCGGGAGCACCTAAAGTTCCGGAACCACTTGTCGAGCAACTTAAGCCCGGGGGTAAGCTTATAATCCCCGTGGGGAGCTATCATATGTGGCAGGAGCTTCTCGAGGTAGTAAAGGGTAAGGATGGGAGTGTTGAAATTAAAAAGAGAGGGGGAGTAGCTTTTGTCCCTCTAATAGGAGAATATGGGTGGAAAGAATGA
- a CDS encoding B12-binding domain-containing radical SAM protein, which produces MRIALVRVNPGKSGYTSAYGYIAPPLGLLSLAGAVKDIAKVRIIDGEGRGLSNQETIEEIEEFNPDIVGFTTIASTYINTSLKIAKSLRREKLDSLIVFGGHHATFTYPLILKEGIDAVVIGEGEATFRELVEKLEEEGDIKEVRGIAYAEDGRIRVSYREPIVNLDDLPMPAYDLVDPKTYTATILGENVKIASIETSRGCPYNCEFCSASAMWGHAWRWKSNDRVIRELEYVKNLGYNWVFFVDDNFVVPLKYQERLKLLDAIIENGLNDLNFIIQIRADIIAKHPELAKKLANAGVKIAFIGIESGSEEVLRGMRKGLKKEDTVNAVQLLSEHGIVVYGGIIIGAPYESRKDRKATYKFVQMLGDNGLDAIQISIYTPLPGSDSFYKALKDKALLTLNWDFYDALHPVMRVKEKLWRLYFESREKTYMFYLKKWWHGVTKKAKRYSKPILSNAKRYVMLRLPRYIKNFLKLPIESILVQREILRSGKNIDELTAKILEEVYIEHITSYLKLFHETILKQQKQLRYAKRS; this is translated from the coding sequence ATGAGAATAGCCCTTGTCCGAGTGAATCCTGGAAAAAGTGGGTATACATCAGCCTATGGATATATTGCGCCGCCTTTAGGTCTTTTATCTCTCGCGGGAGCAGTTAAAGACATTGCAAAGGTCAGAATAATTGATGGAGAAGGGAGAGGGTTATCAAACCAAGAAACCATTGAGGAAATTGAAGAATTTAATCCTGATATAGTCGGGTTTACCACAATCGCCTCAACCTATATAAACACATCCCTCAAGATTGCAAAAAGTCTAAGAAGAGAAAAGTTGGACAGTCTCATAGTATTTGGAGGTCATCATGCCACCTTCACTTATCCACTGATTTTAAAAGAAGGAATAGACGCCGTCGTTATTGGGGAAGGAGAAGCTACTTTTAGGGAGTTAGTAGAAAAGTTAGAAGAGGAAGGGGACATAAAGGAGGTTAGGGGAATAGCCTATGCGGAGGATGGGAGAATAAGAGTTTCATACAGAGAACCAATAGTCAATCTTGATGATTTGCCCATGCCAGCTTATGATCTTGTTGATCCAAAAACATATACGGCTACTATCCTTGGAGAGAACGTCAAGATAGCTTCAATAGAGACGTCTAGAGGATGTCCATACAATTGTGAATTTTGTAGTGCTTCTGCAATGTGGGGACATGCATGGAGGTGGAAAAGTAACGATCGTGTTATTAGAGAGCTAGAATACGTGAAAAATCTAGGCTACAACTGGGTCTTTTTTGTGGATGATAACTTTGTAGTTCCCCTCAAATATCAAGAAAGGCTAAAACTGCTAGATGCAATCATAGAAAACGGCCTCAACGACCTTAATTTTATAATACAAATTAGAGCGGATATAATAGCAAAACACCCTGAGCTTGCTAAAAAGCTGGCAAATGCAGGTGTTAAAATTGCGTTTATAGGGATAGAGTCAGGAAGTGAAGAAGTCCTTAGAGGCATGAGGAAAGGGCTTAAAAAAGAGGACACAGTAAATGCGGTTCAACTATTAAGCGAGCATGGAATCGTTGTCTATGGAGGAATAATAATTGGTGCACCTTATGAATCCAGGAAAGACAGAAAAGCTACATACAAATTTGTTCAAATGCTTGGAGACAATGGCCTTGATGCAATACAGATCTCGATATATACTCCACTTCCTGGAAGCGATTCCTTTTACAAGGCTCTCAAAGATAAAGCTCTTTTAACTCTTAATTGGGACTTTTACGATGCCCTCCATCCTGTAATGAGAGTGAAGGAGAAACTTTGGAGGCTATACTTTGAAAGCAGAGAAAAGACGTATATGTTTTACCTAAAGAAGTGGTGGCATGGCGTTACTAAAAAAGCTAAAAGGTACTCAAAGCCAATTTTAAGCAATGCAAAGCGTTATGTGATGCTCAGGCTCCCACGCTATATAAAGAACTTCCTCAAGCTTCCAATTGAGAGCATCCTAGTTCAAAGGGAAATTTTAAGATCAGGAAAAAATATCGATGAACTCACGGCCAAAATCCTCGAAGAAGTCTACATTGAGCATATAACGTCTTATTTAAAGCTGTTCCACGAAACAATATTAAAACAACAGAAGCAATTAAGGTATGCAAAAAGAAGCTAA
- a CDS encoding ATP-binding protein codes for MFDREYEFNKIISAINDGVPLIVVTGIHRVGKTTLVKVLLNEINIPIIHTDARTQVRKFR; via the coding sequence ATGTTCGACAGGGAATATGAATTCAACAAAATTATCTCAGCAATAAACGATGGGGTGCCGCTTATAGTAGTTACGGGCATTCACCGTGTAGGTAAAACGACGCTCGTAAAAGTCCTGCTCAACGAAATAAACATACCCATTATTCATACAGATGCAAGAACTCAAGTAAGAAAATTTAGATGA